In Babesia bovis T2Bo chromosome 3, whole genome shotgun sequence, the genomic window CAGCGAAATGACCTGCAGGTTATACAAATCGTCGAATTAAAACAacaccaatgtgtaatattacAAGAAGTGCATAACGAACCATGGCAAAGACACCATGATCACCGGTCATGTATACCAGTGTGTTGCATTATACCACTGCCAAAATGATAACAAATAACCCAGAATACATaataatgttataaaatTAATTGGGATGCCAATGGCAACTAATGTGTAAAGAGGAAGGTACAATATGAACCTTGTGATTCTACACCTCTTGTACGTAGTTGCCTATGGTATAACGTCAGGATTCAAACTCCCGCTATCTGCTACACATAACACGCCTATCAACGGCATActtaacatatacaaaccAGTTATGATCACCTCCAATGATGCATGTCAAATGGTTAAGAAAATAATTATCGATGAAATGTTTAAAAGAAAAACGATTATAAATAAGCCGAAAATCAAAGTGGGACATGGAGGCACACTGGATATGCACGCAGAAGGAGTATTGGCCATAGGAATAGGGAATGGAACAAAGATGCTACCCTATTATCTAAAAGGTATCTACTGAACCGTTAACGCCTGAGAATATTTCAGGTGACAAGATATATGAAGCCATAGGAATATTAGGGTTTGAAACTGATACTTTAGACGTGAATGTAAGCTGTTCTAGAACCAATATACACGCTCAGGGCAATGTAATGAAAGAGGAGCCATGGGAACACGTCACACAAGAGGCACTTAATGACGCCATAAACTCAATGAGTGGAACATACGACCAACTGCCTCCAATGTATAGTTGTATGTTTGATTCATATTTGCTTCATCTTTGTATAGCGAAGAAGTACCATGGGAAAACGCTGAGAGAATATGCCATCAAGAAGTTACCGGTAGTGCTAAAAGCAACACCAGTAACAATACATTCA contains:
- a CDS encoding putative tRNA pseudouridine (55) synthase → MNLVILHLLYVVAYGITSGFKLPLSATHNTPINGILNIYKPVMITSNDACQMVKKIIIDEMFKRKTIINKPKIKVGHGGTLDMHAEGVLAIGIGNGTKMLPYYLKGDKIYEAIGILGFETDTLDVNGNVMKEEPWEHVTQEALNDAINSMSGTYDQLPPMYSSKKYHGKTLREYAIKKLPVVLKATPVTIHSIRRIHELTLELPKFAIRTKCSSGTYVRSLIRDIAYKLGTVATMCSLVRTSKQNLAIEDAIRLDDLDYDKIVANIITCNK